The Acanthochromis polyacanthus isolate Apoly-LR-REF ecotype Palm Island chromosome 5, KAUST_Apoly_ChrSc, whole genome shotgun sequence genome includes a window with the following:
- the LOC127534204 gene encoding homeodomain-interacting protein kinase 1-like, giving the protein MYFQSSSSSSSSSSSSSSSEGSSSRQRSEVPTGYTVVKELRDGSYGTVLECVKDNTEEHVAIKVPQRNNLDHEAKILKKLMSHNSKESNIIDYKGDIFVENTRLLVFEKLDITLWDYVENLPQPMPLEHVRTVIQQLAVALKTTKSAGIIHTDVKEDNIMMVDHVKQPFRVKLIDFGLAKYKSKARAGKLCQGLAYRAPEIFLGRQYSEAIDVWSLGCVMARMMTQDSLFGSDSEYWTLRRMIHLLDLPPQYLIDAGRRSRLFFERMPNDWWRLKTPMDYFGTDLVHSDPTVYKFDSLEEMKTLCSETDNPAEADERRECIELLKAMLQWDDDDRITPSGILRHPFITKSYLSSSSPTSSCDESRPSTSLSIMVKPADPENRINLTGLLDEDSDLKSSEYEDSDDADTAEDTEDSMDSNEDEDTEVNEKEQRKTKKKKKNCFQRVFSWIKKTFCCCCVSDVMD; this is encoded by the exons atgtactttcaaagttcatcatcatcctcatcatcatcctcatcctcatcttcctccgagGGGAGTTCCTCAAGGCAGCGTTCCGAAGTCCCAACAGGCTACACGGTGGTGAAAGAACTGCGAGATGGAAGCTATGGAacagtgctggaatgtgtgaaagacaacactgaagagcacgTGGCTATAAAGGTGCCCCAAAGGAACAATCTTGACCAtgag GCgaaaatcctgaaaaagctCATGAGCCACAACTCAAAGGAGTCCAACATCATTGACTACAAAGGAGACATCTTTGTAGAAAATACGCGGCTCCTGGTGTTTGAAAAACTGGACATCACCCTGTGGGACTATGTGGAGAATTTACCACAGCCAATGCCACTGGAACACGTCCGTACAGTTATCcagcag ctggctgtagctttgaaaacaacaaagagtgCTGGCATCATCCACACTGATGTGAAGGAGgataacatcatgatggtggatcaCGTGAAGCAGCCCTTCAGGGTCAAGCTGATTGACTTTGGTTTGGCCAAGTACAAGTCCAAAGCCAGGGCAGGAAAGCTATGCCAAGGACTTGCATATAG agCTCCAGAAATCTTCCTGGGCCGGCAgtattcagaggccatcgacgtTTGGTCGTTAGGCTGCGTGATGGCCAGGATGATGACTCAAGATAGTCTCTTTGGATCAGACTCAGAATACTGGaca CTCCGACGCATGATCCATCTGCTGGATCTGCCGCCGCAATATCTCATCGATGCTGGCCGGAGATCACGATTATTTTTTGAGAGAATGCCAAATGATTGgtggcggctgaag acacctATGGATTATTTTGGGACCGATCTCGTCCACTCCGACCCCACAGTTTACAAGTTCGACTCTCTGGAAGAAATGAAAACG ctgtgctctgagacggacaacccagcagaggctgatgagaggagggagtgcatcgagctgttgaaggcgatgcttcagtgggatgatgacgacagaatcacccccagtggtatcctcaGGCATCCCTTTATCACCAAAagctacctcagcagcagctcccccaccagcagttg cgatgaatctagaccctccaccagcctgtccatcatggttaagcctgcagaccctgaaaacagaattaacctGACAGGCTTGCTTGATGAGGACAGTGACCTGAAGAGCAGTGAGTATGAGGACAGTGACGATGCTGACACTGCTGAAGACACTGAGGACAGCATGGATAGTAATGAGGATGAAGACACTGAAGTCAATGAGAAggagcagagaaagacaaagaagaagaagaagaactgcttccaacgtgtcttctcttggataaagaagacgttctgctgctgctgtgtgtccgatgtgatggactga